The genomic segment ttaaagattcggttagaagaaatggaccttgacGAAACtaatccttgtcgataataaagaaatttgaAGACCAAAATACTTGATCGGAGAGCCTCACAACGAACAAACCAGACTCGGTATTAAAATAATAACCGGACAGCTCCAAAACCAGTGAAGAAAAATTTTACTATACGAAACCCAACCGAGAACGACAACACGATTCGATAAAGACGACTCGAGATCTACTATTGACGACAAACCAAGAAATAGACGAAATCAAGATCAACCAACAAACAGCAGAAAACCGAAAAACCCAACGCAGATCGAGCTTCGGGAGCTCCGACGACGGAGAGACGGCGGCGGCGCCTGTTCTCCGGTGGCAGCACTGGTTCGCCGGCTGTTTCACCGGACGGGAGAGCTGCGGATGGAGCTTAGAAAGAAAGAGAGATGGAGGGAACCGGATGCCGAGAGAGAGGGCGGTCGGATCTCGGGTTGGGAGATCGGTTCGGGTCCGGTCGACGGCGAAGCGGTGGCGCGTGTTCGGAGATCggaggaagaagaaaaagggaGGGCCGGTCTCACTGTACGCTGACCGGGGGGACGAGCTGTGGCCGACGGCGCCGGCGCTATTGTCGCCGACAGGACGGCGGCGCCGCtgcttttctcttctttttttttttagttttggaggGAGAGAGATGGTAGAGAGAGGGGAAAGATGGTGGTGTTGTGGTGACCGGAGCTCCGGTCGGCGGCGAAGTGGTGGTGGGGTTCAAAAATTTTTAGGAGAGGAAGAGAGAAAGTGGAGAGAGAAAgctgatgatatttttgttaccCTCTACTGTTCATCCATTTTTTGTCTAtgtgggtatgtatatatattgtgttttTGAGTCTTTTCCTTTTTAACAAGAAAAAGAGAGGAGGGTGGAGTAACGTGGGGTAGGTGGTAGTGGTGAagtgttatttttttattggttaggttgttaggataagatagggttagttattttattatttgtttattattttttttgtattttgtggggtataatggcATGGGTGAGGGGAtacggtaggataaaataagagtGAATAAAAATGACATCGTGGAGGGTACATGATATGCTAAggtagaaaatgaataaaatcgaacttcttaggggggagggggggcaaaattacgtgtctacatcaccATGATTGCGGAAtcacactggaaaatgacaattggaaaattagctagtggcgcgacgcggtgggattgcgatggctcactagattttggaCAATTACCATTTGCACCCTCTCCGCAACGCAGTGAAGTACTAGGTGGtacactgttttactaaaaatgctatAAATCTTCACCAggatatcgaatttgggcaaattttatatcgttgaaaagctgactgaattccctacgcaatggcaggctctaaactgataaattcttagtattttttaaaaaaaattatgattactCATGTACTCAGAGTTAAATTGagttagggaaatacggggtatgaCAGATAACTGTTAATAAAGTTGTCAGGAAGATTAGCAGTACACTACACTCTATACTTACAAGTTGCAACATTTACATGACAAATggggggtgtgcaaaaatcgatttcatgattttataaaataaattttttgggttattggttcgatttgattttttttattgggttattggataaACCGACAACCTAGTAAGAATAtactatttactatttttttattttatgagtattttcataTCAATTAAACCAAAAACTGAACCactaaggactaaaaatcgataaactgaaagtcgataaaaaatatcttattggtttgattattggtttagcatatttagaaatcgaaaatcgataaaccaaatcgataatacataaaatcgaaccgaactgACCGATACACACCCCATATGACAAATTATATATTAGCTTTGTTTCATATAACTATTCTTCATTGTTTATTGCTTCATTAGTAGAGCTTTAATTaatctactatttttttttgcattcaaGAGCAGGTAGTTTGACATGTGTTCACAACAAATTTTTGTCGACGCTGAAAATTAActacaatcaaaaataaaataaacaaaaaaaataattttatataaataaattttgtgggtacaattctgttattctctcgattcttaTCTCCTAAGTTTTTTCGTGATTCGAGGGCATTTGCAGCgtgattctcgaatgtaggatgatttgagcctcctcGAAATGTGTTTAGATCTCCAGGAATTGTCTGACAgcacttcgtcttgtcgagttgatctccggacagaactccgttagtcaattcATTGAAGAGTTGTGTAGTCAATGTAGAAGCTttctccaatgcttgcagaatgtcctcctttttcttttcttcccactagaatgttatgttactcccctttttatagttgtagggggtaggcctAGTTGATTGTGATTGGTCGAAATATCTCACTTTGCCACTTGACGTcttttgactggttgttgaatttgaatgagatttccacattATTTATACATGATACAATAAAGACAAGGGAAATACGAAaaaaacaccaaatcagtccacaagtttgaagaaccgaggacacctttggtgaccactctcgaattcactacaACAATAATGAAAACACTCACTACAACaataatgaaaacacaataacaacaagatattgaaggtgtaaatacaccaaaacagcaaaaAGATGACGATATGGACAATAATAACAAGATAGAAACAACACGCGGTTTTACTAACTAGAGATAGAAacggttacaagaacacaaactactacaagattactataaaagtaaagggatagttagatagacttaatgaaattataatcttaagaacccaagagcatattccactcttggagcCTTAACACTATACACAACGTTCACCTATCTCTTATGAAGACACAAggtcggaatccacctcccaagcatcacgtttccaagctatgagatcaacaagagtgattccacactcccTATGCCTAATTTCgattttggtgcctcaaggagagaggacttgtgtttctttgtgtttcaagacttaaaacatcatgaacaatctaagtctaaaagccctacaatgttctatttatactaggttacaaataaaatacaaatatccaaaatgcccttttaagaactaggctcccttcaagtgtatttagggactgccttgttgtgttccaaggctcctctttacactccaagtgtgagattagggtcagtttggtgtgttttaagtccttcactcgcacactccaagccccgggttcattacattctcgcatgcgtccatcttcgtggtcgtacttgtatcagtACATGTGGCAGtgtctcattggtcttggatttgattgggatgccacgtcacttgatgagtttgggcttcaaggtgagatggaACTTGATGAGAAATACaataggcttattatttttttaagcccaaaataagtttaaacccaataaaatgtggatcaaatttaaattttatatgaatttgatctaataaattttatgtgtctacagATGCCCCTACTTCAAGGTTGGTCGACGTGTAGGCTTGTCGAAACTTGGCAGTGAGACTTAAAGTACTCATGTGTTTTCATTCTcgtgatttcaaaggtatttgtttcTCCCAATGTTGATCATGTCAAATTGAAGCATCGTGCATTTCGTACCGACTCTTATCACCAGATTAAAGTTTCACGTAGTTGGCATCAATCCGCATAGAACCGAGAAGCTTAATCCGGTCAACACTGTAGAAGTgttacatctttatttttttgtacaGGTTTATGCAAATGGTCTTGATGTCAAACCAAAAAGGTCGACATGATTGATGTTGAACCATTTAGTGCACTACTTCCTTACTGCTTGATAAGAAAGTGACTTGGAATGATCTGATTTTATCCTTGACGACGCTGAAAATTTTTCATTTTAGCTTTAGTGAGCATGTACTTGGTATCATTCTTGCGACCTTCTGATGATGAAGTTCTGAGTGTCTGCAGTCCATCGTTGCAAAGCTAGCATGTGGTGCATCTCATCCATGGGGCTCTACGATAAAGAGGCTTCAAGTGAGAGCATCTCATTTTTCAAGGAGCACGTACGTGATGCCATCCAGCTTGATAATATTGACATAGGGAATAGCCTTTTCTAACTTTGGTGAGCAAGAACTAGGCACAcgtccacaaaaatatttattctccgATGGAAGAACAAAATATGAGTTGTTTGATTCataaaaaatggaattcaattccctattttatcagttttgcgcagcgtcacgataaattccgTATTTTGATGTAGGAGTATTAAAATCAGGAGCCGTTTTTTTTTGCGTTAGAAACTAGACTCGTAGAGCTACGTCTTACACAGGAATCGTAATCATATTGCATCCGAATCGTCCCTGATATTGCTCCAAAAAcagccttctaatcttggttcgctggtTATTTGAGCTTTGCTCAATGTCACAATAAATTCTATATCTTGACGTGAAAGTATCAGAATCAGGTTCTATTTTTTTGCATTAGAAAGTAGATTCGCATATCTACGTCTCACACGGAAACCACAATTAGATTGCATCTGAATCGTCCCAGATATtgctccaaaaatagccttctaaTCTTGGCTCGCTGGTTATTTTagctttgcgcagcgtcacgataaattccatatcttgacgTGAAAGTATCAGAATCAGGTTTCGTTTATTACATTAGAAAGTAGACTCACAGAGCTACGTCTCACGCAGAAACCACAATTGGGTTGCATCCAAATCGTCCCAGATATTACTCCAAAAACAGCCTTGTAATCTTGGTTCGCTGGTTATTTCATCTTTGCGCAGCGTTACGATAAATTCCATATATTGATGTGGAAGTATCAGAATCAGGTTCAGTTTTTTGCATTGGAAAATAGACTCACAGATCTACTTTAATCGTGAAATACATCAGCATATAACCTTTATATTTTCCCAGGTACTTTTCCAAAGTTGCAGCCTAAAtcttgtaatattttatttctccTCAGATTTTGgatacttcatgaatttcatcatctACTTCAAGCTTTGGGCCGCATCACTTCCGTAATATGTTGAAGGCTAGACTAGAACAATATTTAAAGTACCACAATTCTTTTTCTTGTCAAGAAGACTTTATTGCTTGGGAGATAAATCCTTTTGTTTTAAGATGACATCTTTAAAGGACTCCAAATATGCATTCAAGCTTCATacttttccttcctttttttaCGGAGAGCCgttcacagtttagactcatACGGGCCAGGAGTGACATGCAGTTTAAGTTCATGCCTTAAGGAtcattttgacttgcagtttaggctcgtgcgtTGAGAAGCgtcttgacttgcagtttaggctcatgcATCGAGGAGCATTTTGGGGAGGAATTCTTGTAATGTAACTTTCATTTCAACCCTTTATAATGGAGTATTGTTGCACTTCAGTTTGGTATTGATTGCCCCCATTGGTTGAAGCAGATTTGCACTTGATCTTGTGTCGACTTTTGGAAATTGGAGTTTAGAAGtcttttgatattttcttcttttggaaGTGATCGATGTCCAAGTGTCACCCTTTTTGCTATTGGAGAAGTTATTTTGCATGGATTTGCCCGTTGTTTTCTTCAAGGCTGGAACCCCAAATGGGTTAAAGCTCTGAAATTGTAGCATGATGATTTCTACAACTTTTAGTGATTCCACAGAGCGCATGGCTTGAAGagcttttgaaattgaacctttcaTATGGTGCAGTTTGGCGCTAACATGATTTGCATCAACTGTATCACCTTCATCAATGATGATCTTTCCCTCTTGCATTAATGTCATGATCTTTTCCTTCAGGATGAAGCATTTTATGGTGTAATGACCAACAGTGCGGTGAAATTTACAGTATTTAGGATCGTCGACTTTGTTTGATTCTTTGGTCCGCTTTGACTTAGGAAGTTCAATGACTTCTTTGGCTAACAACTCGTCAAGAATTTCAGGAACATCAGAGTAGGGAAAAGGATATACCCTTGCTTGTAACTCTttcaaggttggttgatttttcaccTTTCGCATTTGTTACTTTGGAGCTTCCTCTTTTAACTTTTGTCTTGTAGGACTTCGTAAAACTCACAGTTGTCGTCATATATTCCCCAATTTGGTTTTCAGATGAGTCTTTTAATTTCATGACTTCCTTCCTAGGATCAAAAATAGGTGACGCCCTTCTATGACTTGCAATACTTAGCTCCATGTCAGGAGCGCgcgtagctaattcttcaaaagtttgaGGTTTAATTCCTTAgaggatatacacaaggccccaacgtatcccttgaatgcaaacttcaACTGCGAAAGTTTTATAAAGTTGATCCTTGCAATCAAAGCTCAATGTTCGCCAGTGATTTATGTAATCCAGTACaggctcatctttactttgtcttgtgTTTGTCAACTCTATCATGCTGACCATACGACGAGTACTGTAGAAATGATTTAGGAACTGACTTTCTAGTTGCTCCCAATAATCAATTGATCCAGACTCCAGGTCTATGTACCAATAAAAAACATTGCTTTTTAAAGAGCGAACAAATTGCTTGACAAGAAGATTGTCATGTGTACCAGTACTGCTATAATTCTCAACAAAATGAGTGATGTGTTGCCTTGGATTTCTCTTTCCATCAAATTGTTGAAACTTTGACGGTTAATATCCAATTGACATCGATAAGCCCTCGATTCGCTTAGAATACGGCTTTGAGTATCCTACGAAACTTTGTGACGGACCGTCATATTGTGACTTGATGGTGTTTGcaatcatatcttgcagttgCTGAACTGTTAGAGTAGCCACTGAAGCGGATTGATCATGCAGTAATTGTCACTTGTCTTGATGAGAGATTCACCATCAACTTTTTCTCGCGGTGTtaaattataatttgactctccaggATTGTAGAGATATAACTTGCTCATAAGTCGGGCGAtttgatgatctttctcatcAATGGACTTTTTCAAGGCTTCAGTGGTTTGCTCCATTATTTCAAACTTCTCATCCAAGTCAATTGCATCAACCATGAAGGTGTTGACATTTgttgaagttggagaattcattaagTTTTCAGATTCTCCAAAGTTGCAGTCAGTTTCAGACGGTTCATCTGATAAAATAGATGCAAAGTTGCCCCCAGGGGTTGTAGTTACTGtcgaaatttgagattttctcttttttgtcaTCTCCAAAATGGTGAAGTATTGGGATCTATCCAAAGCACAAGCGTTGAAATTGCGTCGATTGATGGGGCCAACAAGTTTGATCTCAGTAGACGTGGTAGTAGTAGACTTCTTGCACgaaacttcattgatttttctgaAGTTCATTGTAGTAGTTGAATATGTGATTTCCTTTGACTTGTAGGAGGAAGAGATGAAAAACGGAACTAGTCtcactgggcgtgccaatttgttcgcaacaaattttcatCGACgctgaaaaaaaacaaaaataaaataaacaaaaagaataattttatataaatgaattttgcgagtacaattccgttattctctcgattctcTTCTCCTAAGTTTTTTcgtgattcgagggcctttgcAGCGTGATTctcaaatgtaggatgatttgagcctcctagaaatgtgtttggatATCCAGGAATTGTCTGACAgcacttcgtcttgtcgagttAATCTCCGGACAGAACCCAATGCTTGCAGACtgtcctcctttttctttttttcccactagaatgttatgttactctcctatttatagttgtagggaataagcctagttgcttgtgattggccgaaaCATGTCACTTTACCATTTGACgccttttgactggttgttgaatttgaatgagatttccacatcatttgtacgTGTGGCGGCGTttcattggtcttggatttgactgagatgtcacgtcacttgatgagtttgggcttcaaggtgagaTCGACGTTGATGAGGAATACaataggcttattatttttttaagcccaaaataagtttaaacccaataaaatgtgaatcaaatttaaattttatatgaatttgatccaataaatttgaTGTGTCTACAACATATGATGATGATAAAACACAAGTGTTATCAATGATGTTCACATTATAGCCAGCAGGACAGGAAGTTGGTAGTTTCATTTCGATGATGTTCACATTAAACTTTGGAAAGAGGAAAAATTAGTACAAACGTTAAAATCTTGTTCTGCGTTTGAAATATTATTGCGTAGTATTCTCCTTGTTCCCCTACACAAATGATGATCACGTAATATGCATTACCTTCGCGGATGATCGCCTGAACAGACTAGTCTACGCTAAGTCAGTATTCCAAACTTGTCTTGATACCGACAATTCAATCATCAATGGATGGGATAACTCACGATTGCTATGTCACGACAGTACTTTCGCGTTAGTATTGGAACTTCAGGACTTAGTTCTAGAACATGTGGAGGAAATAGCAGCCTTGGATGCAATGGATGCAGGAAAGTTGTTTAGTGATGTTAAGACATCAGAAGTACCAAGTGCAGCGGAAGTTCTCTGTTATTATGCCGGTGCAGCGGATAAAATTCATGGAACGACTCTCAAGATGTCAAGCGAGATACAAGGATACACATTGCTCGAACCAATTGGTGTTGTTGGACACATTATTCCTTGGAATTTCCCGAGCCAGGTGTTTGCGTGTAAGGTTGCCCCTGCATTAGCTGCTGGTTGCACCATGGTTGTTAAACCTGCTGAACAAACTCCTCTTTCGGCTCTATATTATGCTTATTTGGCCAAGCAGGTATTCATCTGCACTCGGAGGTGGATCTAAGATTTAAATTTGACGTATTCAACTTTGAACATTCTTAACACTGAACCTACTGTACTTCAGTAATTATCGTTCAGAACCAAACGCTTgttaaaatttttttgattttttcacaTATATATTGATGTTCCATGTCGAAAGTACTGAGTTCAGTTGAACCCGTAGCTCAAATGATCCATCCGACATTGTCTGCATGGTGAACTGCTTGATTTGTCAGATAATTTTATGTCGCTGAACGCTATGTTCTCTTGGTTGTATACCTTCTTGAATCAGGCAGGAATTCCGGATGGAGTGATCAATGTGGTAACAGGATTTGGACATACTGCTGGTGCTGTGCTTAGCTCTCATATGGATGTAGACAAGGTAAGTCCCAATCCATGAAAGTTACAAACATAGAGCGGCGAAGTCAGGATTATTTCATCCTGGCCAGAGGGAGGATGCAATGTTGTTAACTGGAGGCAACACATTGAATAAGAAGGGTTATTTCATCGAGCCAACCATATTCATCAATGTCACTGTAAGCATTTCAAAACTACGACTGTTGCATTTGATGAATGCTGCAATCAAATACATATCATGCAACATCTTGTTAATGCATTTGGCAGCTATgatgctcggactcttcaaaaatgtcaatgggtgcgtgtcggattctccaaaagtagtgcatttttggagaatccgacgcGGGTGCGGCATCAAAATTTAAGAGTCCGCGCAACATAGTTTGGCAGGATGACATGAAAATTGCAAAAACCAAAGGCaccaaaacaacaaaaacaaaatgtaCCTCAAAGAATTAACAGTTTTATTGTTTGATCATATATGGTATAACATGAGAATACTATGGCAATAGTAATAAAAATCTAATATGTTGGCACTTTGTTTTCTGAAAATTTACAGCCAAGGAGAGTTGTAAATAGGAGTGGCTACAGATTTAGCTTGAAGATACTTATGAAGTCCTTCCATTCCCAAATCTCTTGCAAATCCACTGCTTTTGTATCCTCCATACGGACAATCCGGATCGAAAGCAAAGTAACAGTTTATCCAGATGACACCAGCGCGTATCGATCTTGAAACTGTGTTAGCAATGTTCAAGTCATTGGTCATTACACCTGCTGCTAGTCCATACTTTGTACAGTTAGCTCTCTTTATCACCTCCTCCACAGTCCTGCAATCCGTCGACGATGAAATACTAACCATG from the Capsicum annuum cultivar UCD-10X-F1 chromosome 9, UCD10Xv1.1, whole genome shotgun sequence genome contains:
- the LOC124887197 gene encoding aldehyde dehydrogenase 1-like → MCLDIQELSDSTSSCRVNLRTEPNACRLTFALVLELQDLVLEHVEEIAALDAMDAGKLFSDVKTSEVPSAAEVLCYYAGAADKIHGTTLKMSSEIQGYTLLEPIGVVGHIIPWNFPSQVFACKVAPALAAGCTMVVKPAEQTPLSALYYAYLAKQAGIPDGVINVVTGFGHTAGAVLSSHMDVDKREDAMLLTGGNTLNKKGYFIEPTIFINVTL